The following proteins come from a genomic window of Synechococcus sp. NB0720_010:
- a CDS encoding NifU family protein — protein sequence MSTETPAAAATENADPRALTIENVERTLDELRPYLMADGGNVEVVEIDGPIVKVRLQGACGSCPSSTMTLKMGIERKLREAIPEVSEVVQVL from the coding sequence ATGAGCACCGAAACCCCAGCCGCAGCAGCCACCGAAAACGCCGATCCCCGCGCCCTCACGATCGAGAACGTGGAGCGCACCCTCGATGAGCTGCGTCCTTACCTGATGGCCGACGGCGGCAACGTGGAAGTGGTGGAAATCGACGGTCCGATCGTCAAGGTGCGTCTGCAGGGCGCCTGCGGCTCCTGCCCCAGCAGCACCATGACCCTGAAGATGGGCATCGAGCGCAAGCTGCGCGAGGCCATCCCCGAAGTCAGCGAAGTCGTTCAGGTGCTCTGA
- a CDS encoding GspH/FimT family pseudopilin, protein MTLTELLLGLSLLGLMGSVGLTRGSQALADQRLEHATRLLDQGLQRARREAQRRGEPCGLHLSAAGWQPPQTGTLPPCMTVPLELPQGVRIAHNFPELLRFTANGLVLDGGTAVLSAGAHTGQRCLVMSLPLGITRLGQMRSGRCEAS, encoded by the coding sequence ATGACGCTGACGGAGTTGCTGCTGGGGCTGTCTCTGCTGGGCCTGATGGGCAGCGTTGGTCTGACTCGGGGATCGCAGGCCCTGGCTGATCAACGCTTGGAGCACGCCACGCGGTTGCTCGATCAAGGGCTCCAGCGGGCACGGCGAGAGGCCCAACGCCGCGGGGAACCCTGCGGTCTGCACTTGAGCGCGGCGGGCTGGCAACCACCCCAGACGGGGACCTTGCCGCCCTGCATGACGGTGCCGCTGGAGCTGCCCCAGGGCGTGAGGATTGCCCACAACTTTCCTGAGCTGCTCCGTTTCACGGCCAACGGTCTGGTGCTCGATGGGGGAACGGCGGTCCTCAGCGCAGGTGCCCACACAGGCCAGCGCTGTTTGGTGATGAGCCTGCCGTTGGGTATCACCCGCTTGGGCCAGATGCGATCGGGTCGCTGTGAAGCCAGTTAG
- the mqo gene encoding malate dehydrogenase (quinone): MSERCDALLVGAGIMGATLANLLRQLDPSLKVVVLERLPQLGRESSGPMNNAGTGHAANCELNYTPEAADGSVPTGKALAINASFERSLEFWSSLVEGQQLSDPAGFIRAVPHLSFVWGQANVDYLRRRFEALQGSPQFADMAWSSDPEQLREWMPLVMAGRRLDQPLAATRVTRGTDVNFGSLTRALLKGVDLRLGQQVLGLERGGAGWRVQTSAGELEAPFVFLGAGGGSLPLLQRSGIPEARVYGAFPVSGQWLVCRNPAVIEGHNAKVYGKAAVGAPPMSVPHLDTRWIEGKRALLFGPYAGFSTRFLKQGSLMDLGRSIKPYNLLPTLQVGAKNFDLVRYLVGQVIQRPKQRIDSLRDFLPQVNANDWELAVAGQRVQIIKQVNGRGSLQMGTEVVSSADGSLAALLGASPGASTAVDTMLEVLQRCMGERFASEDWQQKLKALIPSWGEELGASAERLAQIRERSNGLLGLSA; the protein is encoded by the coding sequence ATGAGTGAACGCTGTGATGCCCTCCTGGTGGGCGCCGGAATCATGGGCGCCACCCTGGCGAACCTGCTTCGGCAGCTCGATCCCAGCCTGAAGGTGGTGGTGCTGGAGCGGCTCCCGCAGCTGGGACGCGAGAGCAGCGGGCCGATGAATAACGCCGGCACCGGCCACGCCGCCAACTGCGAGCTCAACTACACCCCAGAGGCGGCTGACGGCTCGGTCCCCACCGGCAAGGCTCTAGCGATCAATGCCTCCTTTGAACGCAGCCTGGAGTTCTGGAGTTCCCTGGTGGAGGGCCAGCAGCTCAGCGATCCCGCGGGGTTCATTCGCGCCGTGCCGCACCTGAGCTTTGTCTGGGGGCAGGCCAATGTCGATTACCTGCGCCGCCGTTTTGAGGCCCTGCAGGGCTCGCCCCAGTTCGCCGACATGGCCTGGAGCAGCGACCCTGAGCAATTGAGGGAATGGATGCCCTTGGTGATGGCCGGCCGCCGCCTGGATCAACCCCTGGCCGCCACCCGGGTGACCCGCGGCACGGATGTGAACTTCGGCTCCCTGACCCGGGCGCTGCTGAAGGGTGTGGACCTGCGCCTGGGGCAGCAGGTGCTGGGGCTTGAGCGGGGCGGGGCCGGTTGGCGCGTGCAGACCAGCGCAGGCGAGCTGGAGGCACCGTTTGTCTTTCTGGGGGCCGGAGGCGGCAGCCTGCCGCTGCTGCAGCGCTCCGGGATTCCTGAGGCCCGGGTCTATGGCGCCTTCCCGGTCAGCGGCCAGTGGCTGGTCTGCCGCAACCCGGCGGTGATTGAGGGCCACAACGCCAAGGTCTATGGCAAGGCCGCCGTGGGGGCTCCGCCGATGTCGGTGCCGCACCTGGACACCCGTTGGATCGAGGGCAAGCGGGCGCTGCTCTTTGGTCCCTATGCGGGCTTCAGCACCCGCTTTTTGAAGCAGGGCTCCCTGATGGATCTGGGCCGCTCGATCAAGCCCTACAACCTGCTGCCGACCCTGCAGGTGGGGGCCAAGAACTTTGATCTGGTGCGCTATCTGGTGGGCCAGGTGATCCAGCGCCCGAAGCAGCGGATCGACAGCCTGCGGGACTTCCTGCCGCAGGTCAACGCCAATGACTGGGAGCTGGCGGTGGCGGGCCAGCGGGTGCAGATCATCAAGCAGGTGAATGGCCGCGGCAGCCTGCAGATGGGCACCGAGGTGGTGAGTAGCGCCGATGGCTCCCTGGCGGCCCTATTGGGCGCTTCCCCCGGGGCCTCGACGGCGGTCGACACGATGCTGGAGGTGCTGCAGCGCTGCATGGGCGAGCGCTTCGCCAGCGAGGACTGGCAGCAGAAGCTCAAGGCGCTGATCCCCTCCTGGGGTGAGGAGCTGGGGGCCAGCGCCGAGCGCCTGGCCCAGATCCGTGAGCGCAGCAATGGGCTGCTGGGCCTGAGCGCCTAG
- a CDS encoding Tfp pilus assembly protein FimT/FimU, which produces MRPATAQTGFTLTELLVVVAIAGILAGIAVPTFNRNWDDERLNSASKELSAWLNDIRRRAMQKGNPCTVSVDLANASFQADGSNRCGAFAALKLREVVPSGARLQLSTESSNTPTTLVFTPRGTTTTSANFKLSLSNGKVQLGRCIRLLAPLGLIRSGKLRDNACVFSTAY; this is translated from the coding sequence ATGAGGCCAGCAACCGCCCAGACCGGATTCACCCTCACGGAGTTATTGGTCGTGGTGGCCATCGCCGGGATCCTGGCGGGAATCGCCGTACCAACCTTCAACCGCAACTGGGACGACGAGCGGCTCAATAGCGCCAGCAAAGAACTCAGCGCCTGGCTCAATGACATCCGCCGGCGGGCCATGCAAAAGGGCAACCCCTGCACCGTTTCGGTGGATCTTGCCAACGCCAGCTTTCAAGCTGATGGAAGCAACCGTTGCGGTGCCTTTGCAGCGTTGAAGCTGCGGGAGGTTGTCCCCTCCGGCGCACGCCTGCAACTCAGCACTGAGTCCAGTAACACACCGACCACGCTGGTCTTCACACCCCGTGGGACCACCACCACCTCGGCCAACTTCAAGCTGAGCTTGAGCAACGGAAAGGTCCAACTGGGGCGCTGCATTCGCCTTTTGGCACCACTGGGGCTGATCCGCAGCGGCAAACTGCGAGATAACGCATGCGTCTTCAGCACCGCCTACTGA
- the serS gene encoding serine--tRNA ligase — MLDQRLLRDNPELITEQLGRRGMKLDLTGLQLMARQERDLEEKRSNLQAEGNRIGKEVGLKIKGGAAPGSPEVQALRDEGNRIKQQVAVLEEEEKTLEAKLREELLTLPNLPSAEAPDGKDENDNVEIKTWGSPRAQEDWLEEHWQIAERLGLFETERSVRIAQSRFVTLMGLGARLERSLINFMLDLHGGKGYREVLPPILVNSASLTGSGQLPKFAEESFRCAEDDLWLTPTAEVPVTSLHRGEVIPADQLPLKYVAYTPCFRREAGSYGRDTRGLIRLHQFNKVELYWFCHPEHSADAHQQITADAEAVLEALELPYRKIELCTGDMGFSATRTYDLEVWLPGAGAYREISSCSVCGDFQARRSAIRCKEGKTTQLLHTLNGSGLAVGRTMAALLENGQQIDGSIKLPAALVPYFGSETIPAA; from the coding sequence GTGCTGGATCAGCGCCTGCTGCGCGACAACCCTGAGCTCATCACCGAGCAGCTGGGACGCCGCGGCATGAAGCTCGATCTCACGGGCCTGCAGCTGATGGCGCGCCAGGAGCGCGACCTCGAAGAAAAACGCAGCAACCTCCAGGCCGAAGGGAACCGCATCGGCAAGGAGGTGGGCCTGAAGATCAAGGGCGGCGCCGCACCGGGCAGCCCCGAGGTGCAGGCCCTGCGCGATGAGGGCAACCGGATCAAGCAACAGGTCGCGGTCCTCGAGGAGGAAGAGAAGACTCTCGAGGCCAAGCTGCGCGAGGAGCTGCTGACGCTGCCCAACCTGCCCTCGGCCGAGGCCCCCGACGGCAAGGACGAGAACGACAACGTCGAGATCAAGACCTGGGGCAGCCCCCGGGCTCAGGAGGACTGGCTCGAGGAGCACTGGCAGATCGCCGAGCGCCTGGGCCTGTTTGAGACCGAGCGCTCCGTGCGCATCGCCCAGAGCCGCTTTGTGACCCTGATGGGTCTGGGTGCCCGGCTCGAGCGCTCCCTGATCAACTTCATGCTGGACCTGCACGGCGGCAAGGGCTACCGGGAGGTCCTGCCGCCGATCCTGGTCAACAGCGCCAGCCTCACCGGCTCAGGCCAGCTACCGAAGTTCGCCGAGGAGAGCTTCCGCTGCGCCGAGGACGACCTCTGGCTCACCCCCACCGCCGAGGTGCCCGTCACCTCCCTGCACCGCGGTGAGGTCATTCCCGCCGATCAGCTGCCGCTGAAGTACGTCGCCTACACCCCCTGCTTCCGCCGCGAGGCCGGCAGCTATGGCCGGGACACCCGCGGCCTGATTCGCCTGCACCAGTTCAACAAGGTGGAGCTCTACTGGTTCTGCCACCCGGAGCACTCCGCGGACGCCCACCAACAGATCACCGCGGATGCCGAGGCGGTGCTCGAAGCCCTAGAGCTGCCCTACCGCAAGATCGAGCTCTGCACCGGAGACATGGGCTTCTCCGCCACCCGCACCTACGACCTCGAGGTCTGGCTGCCGGGGGCCGGCGCCTACCGCGAGATCTCCAGCTGCTCGGTCTGCGGCGACTTCCAGGCCCGCCGCTCCGCCATTCGTTGCAAGGAGGGCAAAACCACCCAACTGCTGCACACCCTCAACGGCAGTGGCCTGGCCGTCGGCCGCACCATGGCCGCCCTGCTGGAGAACGGTCAGCAGATCGATGGCTCGATCAAGCTCCCCGCCGCCCTGGTGCCCTACTTCGGCTCGGAAACCATTCCCGCGGCCTAG
- the lepA gene encoding translation elongation factor 4 has product MTDVPASRIRNFCIIAHIDHGKSTLADRLLQDTGTVAVRDMQEQFLDNMELERERGITIKLQAARMEYKAADGETYILNLIDTPGHVDFSYEVSRSLQACEGALLVVDASQGVEAQTLANVYLALENDLEIIPVLNKIDLPGADPERIGEEIEAIIGLDCTGAIPCSAKSGLGVPEILQAVVDRVPPPPDRVKEPLRALIFDSYYDPYRGVIVYFRVISGSISTKDKVLLMASKKTYELDEVGVMAPDQRKVDSLQAGEVGYLAASIKAVADARVGDTITLVNNPAEAPLPGYTEAKPMVFCGLFPTDADQYPDLREALDKLQLSDAALKYEPETSSAMGFGFRCGFLGLLHMEIVQERLEREYNLDLIVTAPSVIYQVNMLDGQTLMVDNPATLPDPQKRESIEEPYVKLEIYTPNTYNGTLMELCQERRGEFIDMKFITTERVTLHYEMPLAEVVTDFFDQMKSRTKGYASMEYSLIGYRKNDLVRLDVLINAERADPLTTIVHRDKAYNVGKGLVEKLKELIPRQQFKIPIQASIGSRVIASESISAMRKDVLAKCYGGDISRKKKLLQKQAKGKKRMKAMGKVEVPQEAFMAVLKLNQ; this is encoded by the coding sequence ATGACCGACGTCCCCGCTTCACGGATCCGCAATTTCTGCATCATTGCCCATATCGACCACGGCAAGTCGACCCTGGCCGATCGACTGCTGCAGGACACCGGCACGGTGGCTGTCCGGGACATGCAGGAGCAGTTCCTGGACAACATGGAACTGGAGCGCGAGCGCGGGATCACGATCAAGCTCCAGGCCGCGCGCATGGAGTACAAGGCGGCCGACGGCGAGACCTACATCCTCAACCTGATCGACACCCCCGGTCACGTTGACTTCTCCTATGAGGTGAGCCGCTCCCTGCAGGCCTGCGAGGGGGCGTTGCTGGTGGTTGACGCCAGCCAGGGCGTCGAGGCGCAGACCTTGGCCAACGTCTATCTGGCCCTGGAGAACGACCTGGAGATCATCCCGGTCCTCAACAAGATCGATCTGCCTGGTGCGGATCCTGAGCGGATCGGCGAAGAGATCGAAGCGATCATCGGCCTGGACTGCACCGGGGCGATCCCCTGCTCGGCCAAGAGTGGCCTGGGGGTTCCCGAGATCCTGCAGGCCGTTGTGGACCGCGTTCCGCCGCCGCCGGATCGGGTGAAGGAGCCCCTGCGGGCGCTGATCTTCGACTCCTATTACGACCCCTACCGCGGGGTGATCGTCTACTTCCGGGTGATCTCCGGCTCGATCAGTACCAAGGACAAGGTGCTGCTGATGGCCAGCAAGAAGACCTACGAACTCGATGAGGTGGGGGTGATGGCCCCCGACCAGCGCAAGGTCGACAGCCTGCAGGCCGGTGAGGTGGGTTACCTGGCGGCCTCGATCAAGGCCGTGGCCGATGCCCGCGTGGGCGACACGATCACCCTGGTGAACAACCCCGCCGAGGCGCCGCTGCCGGGTTACACCGAGGCCAAGCCAATGGTGTTCTGCGGCCTGTTCCCGACGGACGCCGACCAGTACCCGGATCTGCGCGAGGCCCTGGACAAGCTGCAGCTGAGTGATGCGGCCCTGAAGTACGAGCCCGAGACCAGCAGCGCGATGGGCTTTGGCTTCCGCTGCGGCTTCCTGGGTCTCCTGCACATGGAGATCGTCCAGGAGCGTCTGGAGCGCGAGTACAACCTCGATCTGATCGTCACCGCCCCATCGGTGATCTATCAGGTGAACATGCTCGATGGGCAGACCTTGATGGTCGACAACCCCGCGACGCTCCCGGATCCCCAGAAGCGCGAATCGATCGAAGAGCCCTACGTGAAGCTCGAGATCTACACGCCGAATACCTACAACGGCACCTTGATGGAGCTCTGCCAGGAGCGCCGCGGTGAGTTCATCGACATGAAGTTCATCACCACAGAGCGGGTGACCCTGCACTACGAGATGCCCCTGGCGGAGGTAGTGACGGACTTCTTCGATCAGATGAAGTCGCGCACCAAGGGCTACGCCTCGATGGAGTACTCCCTGATTGGCTACCGCAAGAACGATCTGGTGCGCCTGGATGTCCTGATCAATGCCGAGCGGGCCGACCCCCTGACGACGATCGTGCACCGGGATAAGGCCTACAACGTCGGCAAGGGCCTGGTGGAGAAGCTCAAGGAGTTGATCCCCCGCCAGCAGTTCAAAATCCCGATCCAGGCCTCCATTGGCAGCCGCGTGATCGCCTCGGAGAGCATCAGTGCGATGCGCAAGGACGTGCTCGCCAAGTGCTACGGCGGTGACATCTCCCGTAAGAAGAAACTGCTGCAGAAGCAGGCCAAGGGCAAGAAGCGGATGAAGGCGATGGGCAAGGTCGAGGTGCCCCAGGAGGCCTTCATGGCCGTGCTGAAGCTCAACCAGTGA
- a CDS encoding prepilin-type cleavage/methylation domain-containing protein, which translates to MALSLGLIFSAAALQALMADGQRTQRFGQQLRQRSEQRRLLSLIESDALEASAVSAEPDPQRSLCSLAGREPVLQLTTTAGVITYSMGDPPSEIWQGQVVMRCGPAYGIDGRLAAGSAQNRVVLDQLPAGDAEVFRARLDSALGAVALRVMGQETLLELP; encoded by the coding sequence TTGGCCTTGAGCTTGGGCTTGATCTTCAGTGCAGCAGCTCTGCAGGCACTGATGGCTGATGGTCAGCGCACACAGCGCTTTGGCCAGCAGCTGCGCCAGCGCAGTGAACAGCGGCGCCTGTTGTCCTTGATCGAAAGCGATGCCTTAGAGGCCAGCGCGGTCTCAGCGGAGCCCGACCCCCAGCGCAGCCTCTGCTCTTTGGCCGGGCGAGAGCCGGTGCTCCAGTTGACGACAACCGCCGGTGTGATCACATACAGCATGGGAGACCCGCCCAGCGAGATCTGGCAGGGGCAGGTGGTGATGCGCTGCGGCCCGGCCTACGGCATCGATGGACGCTTGGCCGCGGGTTCTGCCCAGAACCGGGTGGTGCTGGATCAGCTGCCGGCGGGAGATGCCGAGGTGTTCAGGGCTCGCCTAGACAGTGCCTTGGGGGCGGTGGCTCTCCGGGTGATGGGTCAGGAGACGCTGCTTGAGCTCCCCTGA
- a CDS encoding polyribonucleotide nucleotidyltransferase has translation MQGHTQSVSFDGREIRLTTGRFAPQAGGSVMVECGDTSVLVTATRSGGREGIDFLPLICDYEERLYAAGRIPGSFMRRESRPPERATLIARLIDRPMRPLFPSWLRDDLQVVATCMSLDERVPPDVLAVTGASLATLLAKIPFNGPMAAVRVGLLGDDFILNPSYREIERSELDLVVAGTPQGVIMVEAGANQLPEQDVIEAIDFGYEAVCELIKVQQTLLKELGIEQVIPEAQSVDATLPTFLEKECSKGIGDVLKQFSLTKAERDEQLDAIKAQAAEKISGLKDDDAVKVAVSSNGKALGNNYKALTKKLMRAQIVNDGKRVDGRNLDEVRPISAAAGVLPKRVHGSGLFQRGMTQVLSCATLGTPSDAQEMDDLNPSNEKTYLHHYNFPPYSVGETRPMRSPGRREIGHGALAERALIPVLPSKESFPYVLRVVSECLSSNGSTSMGSVCGSTLALMDAGVPLKAPVSGAAMGLIKEGSEVRILTDIQGIEDFLGDMDFKVAGTEKGITALQMDMKITGLEVKTVAEAINQARPARLHILEKMLAAIDKPRDVLSPHAPRLLSFRIDPELIGTVIGPGGRTIKGITERTNTKIDIEDGGIVTIASHDGAAAEEAQRIIEGLTRRVSEGEVFSGAVTRVIPIGAFVEILPGKEGMIHISQLSEARVEKVEDVVKVGDHVTVRVREIDNRGRINLTLRGVPQQDEPAQA, from the coding sequence GTGCAAGGTCACACTCAGTCGGTCTCCTTCGATGGTCGGGAGATCCGACTGACCACAGGTCGGTTCGCCCCGCAGGCCGGGGGTTCCGTCATGGTCGAATGCGGAGATACCTCTGTTCTCGTCACTGCCACCCGCTCCGGCGGCCGTGAGGGCATCGATTTTCTGCCGCTGATTTGCGATTACGAGGAGCGTCTCTACGCCGCTGGTCGTATCCCCGGCAGCTTCATGCGCCGCGAGAGCCGTCCCCCCGAGCGCGCCACCCTGATCGCGCGTCTCATTGACCGCCCGATGCGCCCGCTGTTCCCCAGCTGGCTGCGGGATGACCTGCAGGTCGTCGCCACCTGCATGTCCCTGGATGAGCGGGTTCCGCCCGATGTCCTGGCGGTGACCGGCGCCTCCCTGGCCACCCTGCTGGCCAAGATCCCCTTCAACGGCCCGATGGCGGCTGTGCGGGTCGGCCTGCTGGGCGATGACTTCATCCTGAACCCCAGCTACCGCGAGATCGAGCGCTCTGAGCTGGATCTGGTGGTCGCCGGCACCCCCCAGGGCGTGATCATGGTCGAGGCGGGCGCCAACCAGCTGCCCGAGCAGGACGTGATCGAGGCGATCGACTTCGGCTACGAGGCCGTCTGCGAACTGATCAAGGTCCAGCAGACCCTGCTCAAGGAGCTCGGCATCGAGCAGGTCATCCCCGAGGCCCAGAGCGTCGACGCCACCCTGCCCACCTTCCTGGAGAAGGAATGCAGCAAGGGCATCGGCGATGTCCTCAAGCAGTTCAGCCTGACCAAGGCCGAGCGCGACGAGCAGCTCGACGCGATCAAGGCCCAGGCGGCCGAGAAGATCAGCGGCCTCAAGGACGACGACGCCGTGAAGGTGGCCGTCAGCAGCAACGGCAAGGCCCTGGGCAACAACTACAAGGCGCTCACCAAGAAGCTGATGCGCGCCCAGATCGTCAACGACGGCAAGCGCGTCGACGGCCGCAACCTCGATGAGGTGCGTCCGATCAGCGCCGCCGCCGGTGTACTGCCCAAGCGCGTGCACGGCTCCGGTCTGTTCCAGCGCGGCATGACCCAGGTGCTCTCCTGCGCCACCCTCGGCACCCCGAGCGACGCCCAGGAGATGGATGACCTGAACCCGTCCAACGAGAAGACCTACCTCCACCACTACAACTTCCCCCCCTATTCCGTCGGCGAGACCCGCCCGATGCGCAGCCCCGGCCGCCGCGAAATCGGCCACGGCGCCCTGGCGGAGCGGGCCCTGATCCCCGTCCTCCCCAGCAAGGAGAGTTTCCCCTACGTGCTTCGCGTGGTGTCGGAATGCCTGAGCTCCAACGGCTCCACCTCCATGGGTTCGGTCTGCGGCAGCACCCTGGCCCTGATGGATGCCGGCGTGCCCCTGAAGGCCCCCGTGAGCGGTGCCGCCATGGGCCTGATCAAGGAGGGCTCTGAGGTCCGGATCCTCACCGACATCCAAGGCATCGAGGACTTCCTCGGCGACATGGACTTCAAGGTGGCCGGCACCGAGAAGGGCATCACCGCCCTGCAGATGGACATGAAGATCACCGGCCTGGAGGTGAAGACCGTGGCTGAGGCGATCAACCAGGCCCGTCCGGCCCGTCTGCACATCCTCGAGAAGATGCTCGCGGCGATCGACAAGCCCCGCGATGTCCTGAGCCCCCACGCCCCTCGCCTGCTCAGCTTCCGGATCGACCCCGAGCTGATCGGCACCGTGATCGGCCCCGGCGGCCGCACGATCAAGGGCATCACCGAGCGCACCAACACCAAGATCGACATCGAGGACGGCGGCATCGTCACGATCGCCAGCCACGACGGTGCAGCCGCTGAGGAAGCGCAGCGCATCATCGAGGGCCTCACCCGTCGCGTCTCTGAAGGCGAGGTCTTCAGCGGTGCCGTCACCCGCGTGATCCCGATCGGCGCCTTCGTCGAGATCCTTCCTGGCAAGGAGGGCATGATCCACATCTCCCAACTCAGCGAAGCCCGCGTTGAGAAGGTCGAAGACGTGGTGAAGGTGGGTGACCACGTCACCGTCCGCGTCCGCGAGATCGACAACCGCGGCCGGATCAACCTCACCCTGCGCGGGGTTCCCCAGCAGGACGAGCCCGCCCAGGCCTGA
- the rseP gene encoding RIP metalloprotease RseP gives MGVLTALAILAGLIVVHEAGHFFAATWQGIRVSGFSVGFGPVLLQKQRRGVQFALRAIPLGGFVSFPDDDEDSSIPSDDPDLLTNRPLPQRALVIAAGVIANLLLAWAVLMAQGAFVGIPAGFSATPGVLVSGVQQGQAAAASGLKAGDRILAVDGRDLGGGQSAVSQLVELVKGAPDQTLRLQAERQGQALELQLTPADLSGIGRIGAQLQPSGTEAFRRPRSPIEVIQQANHDVALLTKRTVDGFITLVTHFGETAGQVSGPVKIVEMGASLAKQGGSSLFLYTALISINLAVLNALPLPMLDGGQFVLLLLEGLRRKPLPEKFQMAFMQSGFVLLVGLSVVLIVKDTSQLAAVQQLLGR, from the coding sequence ATGGGCGTCCTGACGGCTCTGGCGATCCTGGCCGGCCTGATCGTGGTGCATGAGGCGGGGCACTTCTTTGCCGCCACCTGGCAGGGGATCCGCGTCAGCGGCTTCTCCGTCGGCTTTGGCCCGGTGCTGCTGCAGAAGCAGCGGCGGGGGGTGCAGTTCGCCCTGCGGGCCATTCCCCTGGGGGGCTTTGTCTCCTTCCCCGATGACGACGAAGACAGCAGCATCCCCTCGGATGACCCCGATCTGCTGACCAACCGCCCCCTGCCCCAGCGGGCCCTGGTGATCGCCGCTGGCGTGATCGCCAACCTGCTCTTGGCCTGGGCGGTGCTGATGGCCCAGGGGGCCTTTGTGGGCATCCCCGCTGGCTTCAGCGCCACCCCTGGCGTGCTGGTCTCGGGCGTGCAACAGGGCCAGGCCGCTGCCGCCTCGGGCCTGAAGGCCGGCGATCGGATCCTGGCGGTGGACGGCCGCGACCTGGGCGGCGGCCAGAGCGCCGTCAGCCAACTGGTCGAACTGGTCAAGGGCGCCCCCGATCAAACCCTGCGCCTGCAGGCTGAGCGCCAGGGCCAAGCCCTGGAACTGCAGCTGACCCCCGCTGATTTGAGCGGCATCGGCCGCATCGGCGCCCAACTGCAACCCAGTGGCACCGAGGCCTTCCGCCGCCCCCGCAGCCCGATCGAGGTCATCCAGCAGGCCAACCACGATGTCGCCCTGCTCACCAAGCGGACGGTGGATGGCTTCATCACCCTCGTGACCCACTTTGGTGAGACCGCAGGGCAGGTCTCCGGTCCGGTGAAGATCGTCGAGATGGGCGCCTCCCTGGCCAAACAGGGCGGCAGCAGCCTCTTCCTCTACACCGCCTTGATCTCGATCAACCTGGCGGTGCTCAATGCCCTGCCGCTGCCGATGCTCGATGGCGGGCAGTTCGTCCTGCTGCTGCTGGAGGGTCTGCGCCGCAAGCCCCTGCCCGAGAAGTTCCAGATGGCCTTCATGCAGTCGGGCTTTGTCCTGCTGGTGGGCCTCAGCGTGGTGCTGATCGTCAAGGACACCAGCCAGCTGGCGGCGGTCCAACAGCTGCTGGGACGCTAA
- the rpsN gene encoding 30S ribosomal protein S14, with protein sequence MAKKSMIARDVKRQKLVDRYAAKRAALMAAFEAAGDPMERLEIHRKIQNLPRNSARVRLRNRCWATGKPRGVYRDFGLCRNQLRERAHKGELPGVVKSSW encoded by the coding sequence ATGGCGAAGAAGTCGATGATTGCGCGCGACGTCAAGCGCCAAAAGCTTGTTGATCGCTACGCCGCCAAGCGCGCAGCTCTGATGGCCGCCTTCGAAGCCGCTGGCGATCCGATGGAGCGCCTGGAGATCCACCGCAAGATCCAGAACCTGCCCCGCAACAGCGCTCGCGTCCGTCTGCGCAACCGCTGCTGGGCCACCGGCAAGCCCCGTGGTGTGTACCGCGACTTCGGCCTGTGCCGTAACCAGCTGCGTGAGCGCGCCCACAAAGGCGAACTGCCCGGCGTGGTCAAGTCCTCCTGGTGA
- a CDS encoding alpha/beta hydrolase, whose protein sequence is MRRVLALAALLAAPAAVAPAMAAPQEPYPALQLTTGADVWSIPYAALEQFINEGTFSDQRLMKLVIHSGWPEKDLRVALAKPYSVDYLALSRFLNSKAGEAFLIQQTQAYKPLKASGTVGIEGLRYAILENAKSGTISAMGILKQLPVPMAFNLSGPPIVRCSSLPCEKPEQCRSVLSWWIFLPACLQAAAMNG, encoded by the coding sequence ATGCGGCGCGTGTTGGCACTGGCGGCCCTGCTGGCTGCACCGGCGGCTGTGGCTCCAGCGATGGCGGCTCCTCAGGAGCCGTATCCCGCCCTACAGCTCACGACGGGAGCCGATGTCTGGAGCATTCCCTACGCGGCGCTCGAGCAGTTCATCAATGAGGGCACCTTCAGTGACCAACGGCTGATGAAGCTGGTGATCCACTCCGGCTGGCCGGAGAAGGATCTGCGGGTGGCCCTGGCCAAGCCCTACAGCGTGGACTACCTGGCTCTTTCGCGCTTCCTCAATTCCAAGGCCGGCGAGGCCTTTTTGATCCAGCAGACCCAGGCCTACAAACCCCTGAAGGCCAGCGGCACGGTCGGGATCGAAGGCCTGCGCTACGCGATCCTCGAGAACGCCAAGTCCGGCACGATCTCGGCGATGGGGATCCTGAAGCAACTGCCGGTGCCGATGGCCTTCAACCTCAGCGGCCCGCCGATCGTGCGCTGCTCGTCGCTGCCCTGTGAGAAGCCGGAGCAGTGCCGCTCGGTGCTGAGCTGGTGGATCTTCCTGCCGGCCTGCCTCCAGGCCGCGGCGATGAACGGCTGA